The window TCCTCACCTTTTTGGGTTTAAGTTAAATGATACTTTGCTTATTctataaagttaaaaaaataaaaatattcatttctttgGGTTAAAATCTTAAAGGTATAACATGTTCTGTGTGTAATTAACAAATAGTTTATTCCATAACCAAAGTCTTGAATCTGTTTGTTTATATTCTCACCTTTTCTGGCTTCAAGTTAGTATATTTgcttattctaaaaaaaaaagaacagaAAAACTTGAAAACTTTCATTTCTTAAAGGTATAGCATGTTTTGTGTGTAATAACAAGGAGTCTTCCatataaaaaaagacaaaaccTTGAGTTTAGCTGTTTAATCTCAGTTCTTATTGGcttgatttcttttttataaagaaatttaGCTCTATCAGTTCCTCACCTTTTTCTTGCACAAAATCTTGAAAAGATTAGGGCATCATGTGACCTGAGCTTCTTGAAATAGGTAAGAGTTTGTCAGTAATTATTGTAGCCTCACCAAATATTTCAAGAACTAACACTAGCTACTCCTCATTTTCATGTAAAAttggtttcttttttttactagtattatactaTGTGAAAAGAAATATTTCGGTGTACTAGTTGGCATAtaatgtaagagagagaaatgaaaattttgtgcAATAATGATTTACTATCAAGTTTGCCTCTGGAAAAAAAGAGTTGGATATAGAGAATCGTAGACCGAACAAATATTACCACAAATCTGTTGTCTGATATAACAGCAGTTCTGATTCTTTCACGTTTTTGGTCATCTTTATGTTTCCAACGTTTTCCTATtctagaatatttatattaaccATGCAACACTTTTAATATACATGTCTCAGgtctaaaatcataaataatgtgtatttaaatatatacaacTGTATGATCATGAAAtttatatcaacaaaaattagtttcagtattagttaatttaattaatttgtcctaatatttttaattcattatctcttactatgttttttttaaatcacaaaTCTGCACACACATGATTGCAGCATCAGGTCTACTATAGAGAGGTACAAAAGGGCAACCTCTAGTTCAAGTTCATACACTACTCAAGAGATCAATACTCAGGTAAGTGATGgtgattataatatttattgcatTATTCATAGTCTAgtgtaaattttataaaatcctacttatatagtactactattttatgaaatgaagcCATAATATACATATGTATGTGCATGTGTATCTGATTTCTTGATTGATGATTTAGTTTTACCAGCAAGAATCCAAGAAACTGCGCCAGCAAATCCAGATGATGCAGAACTTCAACAGGTAATAAATCTATATGAGTGCATCACAATTATCAAGCAATTGTGATATAATATTGATGAAATGAATTCCTGATTCGCTGAATATACTCTTTTACAGCCATCTTACTGGCGATGGCTTAGCTTCTTTGAGTGTGAAGGAGATGAAGCAGCTCGAGAGTAGGCTCGAGCGAGGCATTGCTAGGATAAGGGCAAAAAAGGTACAAAACCACGACCACATGAATATAATATACATTTTCATGTTTCATCTCATATTGATTGATCTTGTTCTCTTTGAACAGCACGAGCTCATACTTAATGAAACTGAGAACTTGCAGAAAAGAGTACTTTTCTATCTCAACTTTTCTTGCTGGATATTAGTTCACAAACatatctttcttttcttttttctttttatttttttccttttttgttggttcaaaacaaaatctggAAAACCTTGGTTTTATGGAACATGTCTTTGCTTAATAGGAAATTCAGCTGGAGCAGGAAAATGCCTGCCTCAGAGCAAAGGTAAAGCTAGCTAGCAAATAATCATGCACTAACAACTAATCAAACTATGAtgaatagattaaaaaaagagCTTCAATCATGGAAATTAAGTTATTTcttcaaagaaaacaaagtgtttcttttgaatttcatTGTAGAAAACAgttatatatacttataaattgcAACATTCAGATAGCAGAAAATGAGAAGCTGCAGCAACTGAGCATGATGCCTGGTGGTCAAGACTACGCGATGCAGGCATACCTTTCTGGAAATGTGCTCCAGCTGAATATGATGCAGGCAGCGGTGTATCCCATCATGGATAGGAAGGTTCTTCCTCTCGGGTAAGCCCCCTTCCCTTCTCGAATAAATCAGGTATATCTCCGACTACAAGATTTTTAAGAGCTTTCTCATGACTACTTTCTATCTTTATAACCTAGCTTCTCTTCCCTTCTCTTGTCTGTGCAGGCAATAAACCTGCCGCGCAGATCTGTTTGTGTGTTTGATAATAGCGTGAACCGTGTTGCAGCACTATGGCTGTGTAGTGTGTGCAGAGACATGAACTCATTGCATTATAGTGTGTGTTCTGTTCTGTGTTTTATTTCCTGTCCTTATGTTACTCAAACTTCTGATCTTTGAATCTTGCTGAATTCACTACTTATTAATAAGGGTTTCGACCTTCTAGTTATGTATATGTATGAACATAAAAGTATTGAATAGATATTGAATTCAAGAAAACACCAATTCAAGTACCTTCCACACACAAGAGTGTGAAAACGAGAGCTGCTGATAACTTAGGTTTATAAGTAGGTAGGTAAGTGAAAAGATTACACATTTCACCTATTAGTGTGTGGTGATCACAAAATGGTGCATCCGCTGCTCTGAGCTTGCTTTCGCAGCTCCTCGGTCTCCTTCTGAGCTCTCTCTAAGTGCTCTCTCAGCTTGCGTATCTCATCACTCGATTTCATCTGAGCTTCTTGCGCAATTTCTTCTGCCCTCAGCCGAGCATTTTGCTCCTCCGCCAGTTGTTGTTCCAGCCTATGTGTGGTCTCCTTGAGCTTGGACTCAACCTTCAAATACAGTTtattcaacaacaaaaaattgtgTCACTGCTTACTCTCACTCACATTCAGTGGTAGGATCATAACATAATCTTACGGAATGAGAAAACTACCATCTCAGTTATTCGCTTCAGTTGCTCCTCGTAGGCCTCGTGGAACTGCTGCGTCAATTCAGAAATCTGTTGTTTGGTATATCCCTCTAAAGAATTGACTATAGCAGTTTGATCACGTAGCTTGTTTGCTCCTTTCTGTTGAAGATCAAATACAAGCATTAGTATCATAATGAACGTATCGTGGAAGGATGCATCAACGAGCCAAGCAGCTAAAGCACTCACCTTCAGTTCAAGAAATACATCATCTGTGTAAGGTCTCCCACCATTTCTTTCAACAACCTTATCTACAAGTGACAGAAGTTGCTTTAGCTGATCACGTTTCTTGGCTGCCTCTTTTGTCTTGTTATCAAATAGAACACACCTATTCCCGCACATTTTGAGAATTTCCTGCATCAAGATCAGAAACCATAAATCATAACACAAAACTATTCAAGATCAGAAACCACGTAAGttcatttaataaatgaattaccCTCAAAGGCTCAGGGCAATCACGACCCAAGTAGTCATCGAGACTCTCCTCATTTTCTTCAAGGTCATCACCACCAGTGAAAACTACAACCATGTAATCACTAATCTTGCTGCCAAAGAATTTCCTCAAGCTCTCAACAGCAGCAGCTTCTTCTCTTGAGAAGCGAGACCTAACAGACAGGACGACAAGGAGAGCATGGATACCATCCTTTGCCATATTGATGCATTTAACAATCTCCTTCCCGATAAACTCAGGTTCAGCAGAAAAATCAAACAGTCCTGAAAATTGCAAGTGGTTCAAGTTCAGACGTATTGAAGCAAACAAAGGTagtgaaatattaaaaatctacAGATCTCATCTGTTATCTCCCAAAACTCTTCTCTCTGAAACAACATACACATCTATGGGGACaaacacacatacatatatttcaaattcatcAGAAAAACTCGTTGGAGtggaaacattttttttagaaacaaACTATACCCGGAGTGTCAATCACGTTAAGACTCTGGCCATCTTCGAGGACAGTACTCTGTAGCTCACAAGTGCTTGTAACTCCAGCAGAGCTGGACATTGACTTGAACGCCCGTTCTCCAAGTATACTATTGCCTGTGGCACTCTTCCCATTGCCCGTTCGTCCAACTAAAACCACAGTTCTAACCTCCCTCGAAGGTGAAGTAAACTCCCAATCATCATCAACTGCACTCCCCCCCATCACACAAACTTCAACTGCAAAAAAGGGCTATAAAACAAACACATTAACTTTAATATATAACCCTCAAACGCCACAAATAAGATAGATAACTTTCATCACAGAATTCACAACACTCAAAACATATGGCATAAGAGTATCCTTGTGCAATTTACAAGATCCaatcataattaaaagaaaaaaaaagcctTAATTATATACCAAATCCAACTGTAAAAGCCTCACCCATAACTCACTAACCGGCATCAAAACTTGAAAgggcaaaaatattttttaaaatcaatatttgttTAGTAAATTCATATTCTTCTTTATAAACACATcccataaaaatcaaaacttgaaAGCTTCTATTAATAGGTCATAGAACCACCAACTGACATCAAACTTGAAAGGGGCAAAAATTGCACAAAAAAAACCTGTATTAAGGGAATCTATTTGACTATAAACACAATcactaaaaaactaaaaaatgtaaaaaaaagtagaaacttaccacaaacacacaaaacacaGTAGCACAAGCAAAGGAGATACTTCAAATTACAGAAACGAACACCGATTGGGAAACATCATTAAAGACATAagttaaatcaaaattttgagaattcAAAACTGCATAAGTGGAAATTGAGTCAAGAATCAAACTTTAATGGATGATCGTGACATGAAATAGAATACACCTCACAATCAttactgaaaaagaaaagcaattGTTGGATATCACTTACTGATCAAGAAACTGGATGAAGAGAGAACATCAAAAGTCGAGAGATATACGAAATGTTAGATATTTGATgcaattaatatcttattatatAAGCAGCTGAAAATTagatactccatattttacgTATTTTACACTTGGACCCTTATTTCAGCCCTTGATCCATTCAGAATTTAATCACGACCGTCCGACCAGAAAGatcaatttttggatttttatcataatttctatatagcatttatttttgtaagtATATAAGAATGacactttctttttcctttgttttagCCTTGTCTTTAGGTTGGAATTTGACTCAATCGACTACAAAATTGATGTGTACAGCCATAAAACAATACTAGGGATATAAACACATGAATTGGATACTTTTATCAAAATCTAGTAACTCATAGTGCTCcatattttttgatttattaagatttattgaataatttcATGAAACAAGAAGAAATATTCCTTTACTGTTGGAGTCGTGATGATTAAACTATCCGGTTCACGAAAATATCTGATAAAACTTTTTGTAATAGTAATTTGTTAGACAATATAAAggcattaaaataaataatttaagttaAATCAATATGAATTGAAAACATTGTTAACTAAGATATAGTTTATCCAAGCTGGGCTTTTACTACTCAGTGTTACAAATGTGGAGCCCACTAGGCCCAACATATGCAGCCCATCTCCTTCCCACTGCGCAGGCGATAAATCTCCATTTCCGGCGACAACTCCATCGTCGTTGTATTCCAATAATCTTCTCAACTCAAGCCACCTTCTGATTTGgattcttcttccttctcaatttttttctgtGGAGGGCTTGACTTCCAGCTAACCCAGCGAGGTTGATTCAGAAGATCGAAGGTAAATGTCCTAGTATAAGTCTCAATCAATTTATGAGCATACATAATCCtgacataattaattattgtgtaTTGAAATTATATCAAACATTCGATTTGTGGttcttgataaaaaaaagtaatcccCTGACTCAGTGCCCAGccctaatttaatttatatctgTAGTTAGTTTTGGTTCCTAATCGTTCATACTTCTTGAAGCTTTTTCCTGCTGGCaacatcaaaatcttacaTGAATTCTTCATATATTGTGAGAAATTCAATCTTAGCTTTACACATGAGTTGTTTTCTCTTGGTTTTAGTAGCAGTTAGTTGGCAGAGTTTTGAATTTGCTGATTTTTTGTGTGGTGGAATTAGGTGTAGATAATGAACTGTTATCCCAAATCAAAGCATCTCAACTTCCGATTTTGCtcttaatttgtaaattatttaGTGATTTATACAATAAgattaagtatgatttatacaatatattaaGTGTGTTTTCTTCAAAGTATAATGCTTATGAAAACTGGATATCTTGAATATGTTGGATCTTTGATATCCGTGGCATCTTTGTATGATTGGTCTTGATGATAGtgtatatgattttttttgttgggtgttgcttttgttttaactaccatttttcatttcctttgTCCTGTAACGTTGTATGGAATGAAGTGCGTATTGCTCTTACAGGTTTAAATTGCTGATTTCTGCAGGCACTTCCTAGTGATCATAATGGTTGGTGCATCCTCAGATCCAAATTCACTTAAAGAGTACCTTAAGAAATACACAAGTAATGATGATAAggataagaagaaaaagaagaagagaaaagcaAAGCCCAATGCTGCTGGTGTCATAGTGGTGGATGAAGATCCTGTGTGGCAAAAGCCTGTTAAcgttgaagatgaagaagattcAGCTGGTAACTTGATCTTTTCTACTTTTGGCATAAGAGAATCCAACATATTCTTGAATACGACTAACTTAAATGTTTGGAATTTTATATAGATGAAGAGAAGCCTCTAGTTGACGAAGATATTGATGTAAAACGCATGAGAAGACTGGAGCAGGTGAGGTCCAAACGTCCTTTTGGAGTCATTTCTGAGGATGGAAGTGGCTGGGTTCCCTTATCCACTAATCCCAGTCTAACAAAATCTGAAAACCAAGGTTCTGATATCTCCCCACCTCGGAAAAGGATTCCTCGGAATGATACTCCATCACCAGAACCTGCAGAACGAGCAGATGCAGACTCTTCCCCTCCACGGAAGTCACGTCGTGTTTCAGGTGGGAGGACTGCTCGGCATGATACCCCTTCACCTGAGCAACATGGTGAAGACACGGATTTGTCCCCTCCTAGACGACAGCAAAGTGATAAGCATGCATCGTCACCAGAACCTGGAAGATCCTTGCATCATAAGGCGGCCAATGATTCAGATATATCTCCACCTAGACGTGCTCGTCCGGACTCTAGGCATCAAGACAAAGATTTGTCCCCACCTCGACGACAACAAAGAGATAAGCAATCATCAATATCTCCTCCTAGACGTGCTACATCAGTTTCTGACCTTTCTCCTCCAAGGAGGAAGCCAAAGGAATCAGATAATCCGAGAGCTGGTTTATTTTCTGGTAAAGATATCAGAAAACAAATCGATAAAGAGAAGAAGGACAGTTGGTTAAGGTAACTACTTTGTAGTCCCAAGCATAATGCAACTTTCTTAACCAGCTCAGTGAAATCCTTACCTCCCTATCTTTGCCTCATAAGTCATACCATGTTTAATATTGTCCTTCCATCGATttaataattctaaaaatatgttttacaTTGTTAAATGTGGTGGGTAATATCGGCATCTGGGCATATAGACTAAGTTCAAATAGGTTACCgttgcaaacataaaaaaataccacATGCTATTGCTCTGAGCTGTTTCAttgcatgatttttttatgttttttcttaCTCACAGTCAAACTCTGATAGTGCCTATATCTTGTAGCTTTAAAAAGATGGATCCTTCAGTAAGCGGCCGAGATGCAGAAGCGATATACCGCGACAAAACTGGGAAACGCATGTCAAAGGAGGAATATCTGAAGTCCcagaagaaagaagagaaaccAAAGGAAATAAAACTAGAATGGGGCAAAGGTTTGGCACAGAAGAGAGAGGCTGAAGCTAGACTTCAAGAAATGGAAGCGGAGAAGGATAAACCCTTTGCTCGGAGCAGGTAAATTTAGAAAGAAAACCAATTTGTAGTCTTTTTATGAGGTAATATAATGGAAATCGTGCAATAGTATGTTAGGCAAATATGATAAGAGAAGCTTGTTCACATTGACCACATTTATGCTTACTAGacaattttatagtagtatttgttgAAGTCCTATACTTGTGGATTTTGACAGTTACCTAAATATATCTTCCATGAAATTTCTTTTTGGGGATTAAAGATATAATTGTGTGAATCAACAGCTTCATTAATTGGgaatttctcctttttttcattctttaacTTCTGAGTGAAACAAACATGCTTCACAATGTGGATGATAGAGCTGTTAATGTTAATACTTAATATGATAATTTGCTTGCAGTATATCTAATACTTACTGAACTTCCACATATCACAATGcttcttcatttatttatacttttttaaacaattgtaatgcattttttattgtcatAATAGCATAACAACAAATATGAGGTACTTGTTTGGTGAACTAAGGTGTGTATGATCTTAAATATGACATTTCACGTGACAACTTATAATGTAGGGATGACCCTGATTTTGATGCAATGCTCAAGGATAGAGTTCGATGGGGTGATCCCATGGCACATTTGGCTAAGGTGAGCTgctcatttattattatttgaactCATATATATTGAAGTAAAACTAATTTGGCCTTTTCTTTCCCTTTCCATACTCACCCAAGTTTATATACCGATTGTTCAGAAAAAGCAGTTGGATGCACTCCTTCCGAACCTAGGTGATAGTGAGAGGATGAAAGAATCTGGATTCATAATACCCCAGGAGGTCCCAACTCATAGCTGGATAAGAAGAGGAATCGATGCAGCCCCTAACCGCTATGGGATCAAGCCTGGCCGACACTGGGATGGTGTGGACCGCAGCACAGGTGAGTCTCCTTATCCCATCCTATCTCCTCTGTACATCATTTTCGTGTTAAGATTGTGTAGCAAAAGAGAGATAATCCTTATACACTGTTCTTTGCCTTGTAGGGTATGAGAAAGAGCTGTTTAAAAGAACGAACGACAAAAGGGCTACCGAGGCAGAGGCATATCTATGGTCTGTTGCAGACATGTAGATTTGAGAATCATGGATTAGTGCTTCTAAATTACATGTGTTAATGAGTACTCCTTTTAAACATAGCGGAAGAATTGGTTGATCTATACTTGGACAGGGgttaaattgtaatttcacGTGATGTTGATTAACTATGTTACTTAACTTATGAGCATGGCTAATTGAGATCTATTGATGTTTACctcgttttattttttatttttggtgaaTGAACAAATCATTATAAAGATAGTGTGACGGACCCATACCTCAAACCTTGGCTTTATATATTATCACTAAATTCACACACGCATATGTTGTCAACCTTATGTGGATTCTGGATCAAGATTAttggattatttttgttcCAGTTTTATGGAGTCTGAGATTGGTATATCAGTATATGAACCATCTTGGTTTGAGAAAACTAATGCTTTTTAGTTCTGTTTTTGTCATTACTACTTTGGCAATCAAAAGTTTAGATTTCATCTCTGATAAAGACATCAATATGTACATACATGCTTGTAATAGAATCTACCAATTACATGATGTTTTAGATTTTCTAATTCAATGGTGAATATTGCAGCCTAACAGAAGTCAACCAAACATTTTATATAACATgaatttatattgaaatatgtgTAGTAATCTCAATAGTGCTACACAATTATCAATCTAAAATTCTCTTTTAAGGGTCTACAAATTGTTCTATTACATAAGTCGGTTTAGTTATGGGCTTTCAATCCATACAATTCTCATTTATCAATCTCAACAACTAAGAAACGAAAAGACAACTTTCTTTTGATCTCTcatgataaaattttcaactagTGAAATGTATGTATTTTAGTGGAGTTGGGCAAtagtttaagagtaaagcaaacttcttgaaatttatatattcttatCCTTGAAGAGTAGTCATATCAAGAAAAATGTAGCACATTCATGCCCTTTCAAGTCAAGACATATCCTCCCTCCACAAAACCATTGCACTTTACAAACTCAATCCGtacttatatattataatccCACAATCTTACAAAAATCAAGTCATTTGATCCACCAAAAAACCAGACAAAAACATCCTTAAAAAATGATGAACAAGTTACTAATGTTGCTTTGCTTTCTAGTGTTGCTCCTTGTTCCCCTTTCAAGTGCTGGCCAAGATCTCTCTGACACATTTGAGGTTTTCGCCAAGCTCCACGAATTGAATGTGGAAGACGAAGAAGGAGAGGACGACCCGTTGGAGGCCTTAGACCTCCCATCTATGCATGGTGGCCATATCAGCAAAGTGCTTGTCAATGTAGATGGATTTGGTGCTGTTGGAGATGGTGTAGCTGATGATACTCAGGTTTTACACATTcaagttttaatataagaCAAAAAAAGTGTGTTTTGAAATTCTTGattaatcttattttgtttttgtttattttaggCCTTCACTAATGCATGGAAACAAGCTTGTTCCACTCCAAAATCAGTTCTCTTGGTCCCCGAAGGGCGTCGCTACTTAGTGAATGCAACGAGATTCAGAGGGCCCTGTGCAGACAAGATTGTGATCCAGGTAAAGCCCTTGTCTTGGATCACAACCCGTTGTTCGTCTTGCAATGACTCTTGTGTTTGCAGATCGAAGGGACCATCGTTGCACCAGATGATCCCAAGAGCTGGGATCCCAAGAATCCAAGAACTTGGCTGGTTTTCAACAATCTAACCAAGGTTTATTTTCAAGGGAATGGTGTCATAGATGGCTCAGGCACCAAATGGTGGGCTGCTTCTTGCAAGAAAAACAAGTCCAATGTAAATAAAAACTCAATCTTGATTCAAACATTCATGTCCTAATCTTAATTCAATCTACTAACCaatattgtttttcttgttcttgtttGTGACTATGACCTGTTCTCAGCCTTGCAAGAGTGCACCAACGGTGAGGCCAACTTGCCTACTAAACCTCGTCGCCTACTATGTATGATCATTGAATCGGGTAATGACATGGAATATCTTAATTTTCAGGCCCTCACAATAGACTCGAGCTCAGCTGTGAGAGTGAAAGGAATCACAGTTCAGAATGGGCAGCAAATGAACTTTGTCATCGGGCGTTCAGACTCCGTTCGGGTCATAAATGTCAAAGTATCAGCCCCAGAGGACAGCCCCAATACAGATGGGATTCATATCACTGAATCAACAAATGTAGTTCTTCAAAACTGCAAAATTGGGACAGGTTCTTATTACATTACTACACTAGTATTGTGCTccatttttttcaagaaatcaTGATtcttggattttttttttaattcaaaacatGTGTTGATTATAGGAGATGATTGCATATCAATTGTAAATGCTAGCTCCAATATCaagataaagaatatattttgtggaCCAGGCCATGGAATTAGGTAACAATATACATACACTCTTACAATGAAAAACAATTTCAATCCATTTTTATTAGACTAACATTACTAGAAACTGCACTGCACCACCAGCATTGGCAGCCTTGGAAAGGACAACACAACTGGCATTGTCGAGAGCGTGGTTGTGGACAAGGCCTTCCTCCGAGGCACCACCAACGGCCTCAGAATAAAGACCTGGCAGGTAacttgtaaaaatattttcataatgaaGCGCATCTAAGTTGGTAAGACATTTTTTACTATCCAAAGTGGTTATTTATGCATTATGGCCATTGCAGGGAGGCTCTGGCTACGTGCGAGCAGTGCGCTACCAAGATGTCAGGATGGAAAACGTCAGCAACCCGATCATCATAGACCAATTCTACTGCGACTCGCCAAAAAGTTGCGAAAATCAGGTAAGCCATAATGACTAGAGCTAGAAAACTATCGGGCAATATAATGCGATAGATATCATGGCCCATCCGGACTCGATCTTTTGTCAACTCTATACGACCTGACAACCTCGTTTCTTACGATCATCAGACATCAGCAGTCAACATAACCCAAATCATGTACCGCAACATAACTGGGACATCAAGAAGCCAAAAGGCCATGAAATTTTCTTGCAGTGACACAGTTCCTTGCACTCACATCATCCTTAACAACATCAACCTGCAGAGGAGCGACGGAACAGTGGAGACCTACTGCAACTCTGCAGCGGGCATTGGCTACGGGTACATAAATCCATCAGCAGAATGCCTCTCCTCTTCTGACAAAGATGTTAAAATTGTTCAACCTACTACACAACACATAGTTCACACAGAGCTTTGAGTTGCTTCTTGATTGTTTGTTATACCATGTAGTATAAGCAGTGTGAGATTGGTTTGGATTATCATGATTCTTTGATTGTATAATGAATTCTGGTTAAAACAGAGTAAGATATACTTAGAATAGATAGTATGAAGCATATCTTGTAAGAGCATCAAGGATTGTATATGTAACTTTTATACTTAATTTTCGGcttggaaaaataaaagatattcaTGTATGCTTATAACCGTATGTTAGATAATTTAGAAGCTTAGATGCTTAGGTTACAAACATTTcctattttcaacaaatcatTATATTGTAAGTTCCAAGCAAAAGAGGAATCAAAACTATATTTTAGCAGGCAAAGTTCTTAacttttctctatttctcttcttggaaaaagaaataagataagaaaagCATTAGGATTGAGTAGAATCCACTTGAgccaattaatatttaaatggGACCAAAT is drawn from Salvia hispanica cultivar TCC Black 2014 chromosome 6, UniMelb_Shisp_WGS_1.0, whole genome shotgun sequence and contains these coding sequences:
- the LOC125195896 gene encoding agamous-like MADS-box protein AGL11 isoform X4 is translated as MKKMGRGKIEIKRIENNTNRQVTFCKRRNGLLKKAYELSVLCDAEVALICFSTRGRVYEYANTNIRSTIERYKRATSSSSSYTTQEINTQFYQQESKKLRQQIQMMQNFNSHLTGDGLASLSVKEMKQLESRLERGIARIRAKKHELILNETENLQKREIQLEQENACLRAKIAENEKLQQLSMMPGGQDYAMQAYLSGNVLQLNMMQAAVYPIMDRKVLPLGQ
- the LOC125195896 gene encoding agamous-like MADS-box protein AGL11 isoform X5; protein product: MKKMGRGKIEIKRIENNTNRQVTFCKRRNGLLKKAYELSVLCDAEVALICFSTRGRVYEYANTNIRSTIERYKRATSSSSSYTTQEINTQFYQQESKKLRQQIQMMQNFNSHLTGDGLASLSVKEMKQLESRLERGIARIRAKKHELILNETENLQKREIQLEQENACLRAKIAENEKLQQLSMMPGGQDYAMQAYLSGNVLQLNMMQAAVYPIMDRKVLPLG
- the LOC125195896 gene encoding agamous-like MADS-box protein AGL11 isoform X1 translates to MKKMGRGKIEIKRIENNTNRQVTFCKRRNGLLKKAYELSVLCDAEVALICFSTRGRVYEYANTNIRSTIERYKRATSSSSSYTTQEINTQFYQQESKKLRQQIQMMQNFNSHLTGDGLASLSVKEMKQLESRLERGIARIRAKKVQNHDHMNIIYIFMFHLILIDLVLFEQHELILNETENLQKREIQLEQENACLRAKIAENEKLQQLSMMPGGQDYAMQAYLSGNVLQLNMMQAAVYPIMDRKVLPLGQ
- the LOC125195896 gene encoding agamous-like MADS-box protein AGL11 isoform X2 — translated: MKKMGRGKIEIKRIENNTNRQVTFCKRRNGLLKKAYELSVLCDAEVALICFSTRGRVYEYANTNIRSTIERYKRATSSSSSYTTQEINTQFYQQESKKLRQQIQMMQNFNSHLTGDGLASLSVKEMKQLESRLERGIARIRAKKVQNHDHMNIIYIFMFHLILIDLVLFEQHELILNETENLQKREIQLEQENACLRAKIAENEKLQQLSMMPGGQDYAMQAYLSGNVLQLNMMQAAVYPIMDRKVLPLG
- the LOC125195896 gene encoding agamous-like MADS-box protein AGL11 isoform X3, yielding MGRGKIEIKRIENNTNRQVTFCKRRNGLLKKAYELSVLCDAEVALICFSTRGRVYEYANTNIRSTIERYKRATSSSSSYTTQEINTQFYQQESKKLRQQIQMMQNFNSHLTGDGLASLSVKEMKQLESRLERGIARIRAKKVQNHDHMNIIYIFMFHLILIDLVLFEQHELILNETENLQKREIQLEQENACLRAKIAENEKLQQLSMMPGGQDYAMQAYLSGNVLQLNMMQAAVYPIMDRKVLPLGQ
- the LOC125195896 gene encoding agamous-like MADS-box protein AGL11 isoform X6 is translated as MKKMGRGKIEIKRIENNTNRQVTFCKRRNGLLKKAYELSVLCDAEVALICFSTRGRVYEYANTNIRSTIERYKRATSSSSSYTTQEINTQFYQQESKKLRQQIQMMQNFNSHLTGDGLASLSVKEMKQLESRLERGIARIRAKKIAENEKLQQLSMMPGGQDYAMQAYLSGNVLQLNMMQAAVYPIMDRKVLPLGQ
- the LOC125195895 gene encoding immune-associated nucleotide-binding protein 9, yielding MGGSAVDDDWEFTSPSREVRTVVLVGRTGNGKSATGNSILGERAFKSMSSSAGVTSTCELQSTVLEDGQSLNVIDTPGLFDFSAEPEFIGKEIVKCINMAKDGIHALLVVLSVRSRFSREEAAAVESLRKFFGSKISDYMVVVFTGGDDLEENEESLDDYLGRDCPEPLREILKMCGNRCVLFDNKTKEAAKKRDQLKQLLSLVDKVVERNGGRPYTDDVFLELKKGANKLRDQTAIVNSLEGYTKQQISELTQQFHEAYEEQLKRITEMVESKLKETTHRLEQQLAEEQNARLRAEEIAQEAQMKSSDEIRKLREHLERAQKETEELRKQAQSSGCTIL
- the LOC125196438 gene encoding BUD13 homolog, with product MVGASSDPNSLKEYLKKYTSNDDKDKKKKKKRKAKPNAAGVIVVDEDPVWQKPVNVEDEEDSADEEKPLVDEDIDVKRMRRLEQVRSKRPFGVISEDGSGWVPLSTNPSLTKSENQGSDISPPRKRIPRNDTPSPEPAERADADSSPPRKSRRVSGGRTARHDTPSPEQHGEDTDLSPPRRQQSDKHASSPEPGRSLHHKAANDSDISPPRRARPDSRHQDKDLSPPRRQQRDKQSSISPPRRATSVSDLSPPRRKPKESDNPRAGLFSGKDIRKQIDKEKKDSWLSFKKMDPSVSGRDAEAIYRDKTGKRMSKEEYLKSQKKEEKPKEIKLEWGKGLAQKREAEARLQEMEAEKDKPFARSRDDPDFDAMLKDRVRWGDPMAHLAKKKQLDALLPNLGDSERMKESGFIIPQEVPTHSWIRRGIDAAPNRYGIKPGRHWDGVDRSTGYEKELFKRTNDKRATEAEAYLWSVADM